A window from Drosophila subobscura isolate 14011-0131.10 chromosome O, UCBerk_Dsub_1.0, whole genome shotgun sequence encodes these proteins:
- the LOC117897362 gene encoding uncharacterized protein LOC117897362 — MHRTHFSIFLAALLLACACAGVRGNHLKRFSRSLLFPPTSPTRVQFIGGIGIPVEGLHFESVTSGYVLKAEYFLPTNATEITRVYLKPQAITGREEDEASNGALYRWIMYRGIEMVIANAGLPGRSCLLRLICEHAALPLNHESGLLGEVLNIILTPSSSRDEPAAHGSNRDFHASERFGRRGGDCEAFYASKCQKTPMDLISMLLQVN; from the coding sequence ATGCATCGGACACATTTCAGCATCTTTCTGGCTGCGCTGCTCctggcctgtgcctgtgccggaGTGCGAGGCAATCATCTGAAACGCTTCAGCCGATCGCTCCTCTTCCCGCCCACCAGTCCGACGCGTGTGCAGTTCATTGGCGGCATTGGCATCCCCGTGGAGGGGCTCCACTTCGAGTCCGTGACCTCTGGCTATGTCCTGAAGGCCGAGTACTTCCTGCCCACCAATGCCACAGAGATCACGCGGGTGTATCTCAAGCCTCAGGCCATAACGGGCAGAGAGGAGGATGAAGCGAGCAACGGCGCACTCTACCGCTGGATCATGTATCGCGGCATCGAGATGGTCATAGCGAACGCGGGCCTTCCGGGGCGTAGCTGCCTCCTGCGCCTAATCTGCGAGCACGCAGCCCTGCCGCTGAACCACGAGAGTGGCTTACTCGGCGAAGTGCTGAACATCATCCTCACTCCCTCAAGCTCCAGGGACGAGCCGGCGGCCCACGGCTCAAACCGCGACTTTCATGCATCGGAGCGCTTCGGCCGGCGAGGAGGCGACTGCGAGGCGTTCTATGCGAGCAAGTGTCAAAAGACGCCCATGGATCTCATCAGCATGCTGCTGCAAGTCAATTAA